A portion of the Cellulophaga algicola DSM 14237 genome contains these proteins:
- a CDS encoding MATE family efflux transporter, producing MLQQYTKEFKYNLTLAVPVILGMLGHTFVQLADNIMVGQLGTAELAAVSLGNSFVFVAMSLGIGFSTAITPLVAEADAAGKKQEGKSALKHGLLLCTVLGLFLFGVIMLAKPVMHLMKQPPEVVALAMPYLDLVALSLVPLIIFQAFKQFSDGLSQTKYPMYATIIANVVNITLNYLLIFGNFGFPKMGIVGAAIGTLASRVIMVLFIWLLLRSKKKFHDYVTGFNFAKLESRVIEKIFSLGFPSALQMFFEVGIFTSAVWLSGVLGKNHQAANQIALNLSSMTFMVGMGLGVAAMIRVGNQKGLSDFKSLRRIAISIFFLTFLLMIVFAAIFFIFNQWLPTIYLNVDDVANQADNMEVISIAAQLLIVAAIFQISDGLQVVILGALRGLQDVVVPTFITFIAYWLIGFPTSYYLSLHTELKSTGIWIGLLVGLTASAILLYIRFNVQTKKKIAAA from the coding sequence TTGTTACAACAATATACCAAAGAATTTAAATACAATTTGACCCTAGCGGTTCCTGTTATTTTGGGGATGCTGGGGCATACATTTGTTCAGCTTGCAGATAATATCATGGTAGGGCAATTGGGTACTGCGGAACTAGCTGCAGTATCATTAGGGAATAGTTTTGTTTTCGTAGCGATGTCTTTGGGAATTGGCTTTTCTACCGCAATAACTCCTTTAGTAGCAGAAGCAGATGCTGCGGGGAAAAAACAAGAGGGAAAAAGCGCCTTAAAACACGGTTTGTTACTCTGCACTGTTTTAGGTTTGTTTTTATTTGGAGTCATTATGTTGGCCAAACCGGTCATGCATTTAATGAAACAACCACCAGAAGTGGTAGCGTTAGCAATGCCCTATTTAGATTTAGTAGCTTTATCATTAGTTCCATTGATTATTTTTCAAGCCTTCAAACAATTTTCCGATGGTCTGTCCCAGACTAAATATCCTATGTATGCTACGATCATAGCAAACGTAGTGAACATAACACTGAACTACCTTTTAATTTTTGGTAATTTTGGATTTCCTAAAATGGGAATCGTAGGGGCAGCAATAGGTACTTTAGCTTCTCGGGTAATTATGGTATTATTTATTTGGCTCCTATTAAGGAGTAAAAAGAAATTCCATGATTATGTTACAGGATTTAATTTTGCAAAACTTGAAAGTAGAGTCATTGAAAAGATTTTTAGTCTCGGTTTTCCATCAGCACTGCAAATGTTTTTTGAAGTAGGTATATTTACCTCTGCTGTATGGTTAAGCGGAGTGCTAGGGAAAAATCACCAGGCAGCAAATCAAATAGCGTTAAACCTGTCTAGTATGACATTCATGGTAGGTATGGGATTAGGGGTTGCTGCTATGATACGCGTAGGAAACCAGAAAGGATTGTCCGATTTTAAATCATTAAGGCGCATAGCAATTTCAATATTTTTCTTGACCTTTTTATTAATGATTGTATTTGCAGCGATCTTCTTTATTTTTAATCAGTGGCTACCAACTATTTATTTAAATGTAGATGATGTTGCCAATCAAGCGGATAATATGGAGGTGATTTCTATAGCAGCCCAATTATTAATTGTTGCCGCTATCTTTCAGATTTCCGATGGTTTACAAGTGGTAATATTGGGTGCATTAAGAGGGTTGCAAGATGTAGTAGTACCAACTTTTATTACATTTATTGCGTATTGGTTGATTGGTTTTCCGACAAGTTATTATTTAAGTTTGCACACAGAATTAAAAAGTACAGGTATTTGGATAGGATTGTTAGTAGGTTTAACAGCCTCGGCCATACTATTGTATATTAGGTTCAATGTGCAGACAAAAAAGAAAATAGCAGCAGCATAA
- a CDS encoding phosphatase PAP2 family protein, with product MLEELLQSDKNIFLFLNHLGTPTWDVFWLFVTNKLSAIPLYIVLAFLFYKSFGLKRTLLLLVVIALMITATDQVANLFKYGFKRLRPCHDEEIGALVRLVKSSCGGQYGYFSAHASNSFAIALFLGQLLKEKHKNIGYLLLLWALIVAYSRIYIGVHYPLDVITGSLIGLIFSWLFIKLYIFATQKFSL from the coding sequence ATGCTAGAAGAGCTTTTACAATCCGATAAAAATATTTTTCTTTTTTTAAACCATTTAGGAACTCCTACTTGGGATGTTTTTTGGTTGTTTGTAACTAATAAGTTAAGCGCTATTCCGCTTTACATCGTATTAGCTTTTTTATTTTATAAAAGTTTTGGTTTAAAAAGAACACTACTATTACTTGTCGTAATTGCACTAATGATTACCGCTACAGATCAAGTAGCTAATTTGTTTAAGTATGGTTTTAAGCGCTTAAGACCTTGTCACGATGAAGAAATAGGAGCATTGGTTCGTTTGGTTAAAAGCTCTTGCGGAGGTCAATATGGCTATTTTTCTGCTCATGCTTCCAATTCCTTTGCAATTGCCCTATTTTTAGGACAATTATTAAAAGAAAAGCATAAAAACATAGGTTATTTACTACTTCTTTGGGCGCTTATAGTCGCTTATAGTCGTATTTATATTGGAGTACATTATCCATTAGATGTGATAACGGGTAGTCTAATTGGTCTCATTTTTAGTTGGTTATTTATAAAGTTGTATATATTTGCAACTCAGAAGTTTAGTTTATGA
- a CDS encoding ArnT family glycosyltransferase has protein sequence MISNTRYWLLLFFISVVYIAGLFSTLFENDSAQFAVMAMRMAQENDFINLIKGTNEYLDKPHMHYWLAALSFKIFGLHDWAYRIPGMLAIFLGAYSCFGLGRLLYNEYVGKTAALIFLTSQTIVLSVIDVRTDAVLTGFTIFALWQLTSYINKNFLLNIVLGAFGAGIAFSTKGQIALVVLGLPILCHLAYTRKWIQFINWRVLIGVLVFAITITPILYAYYLQFDLHPEKIIRGQSNRSGIFFILWEQSFERMSGEGIGKNSSDYFFFFHTFLWVFLPWTLIGLFAYYCKVKTFIKLKFKYNPKYEFLTLGGITFIFIVISFAQFKLPHYLNIVIPLFAILTAAYLHSLNVHSKDKTIKIILGIQYFIFALIFVGTTLFCFYVFEFESIISYVLFAVAGVICIYFTLKQEAYAIRVLTIASLASLLLNSVLNFHFYPNLLAYQAGSAMAKVVAKNNIPVDKIYKLSEEHTWSLDFYNQKPVQITKIDALEDIEDSWVYISGDELLQLRDVGLDWDQQYEVDDFRITRLQARFLNPATRKKVIKHKYLIHLVN, from the coding sequence ATGATATCTAATACAAGGTATTGGCTTTTATTATTTTTTATAAGTGTCGTATATATAGCTGGACTATTTTCTACGTTGTTTGAAAATGATTCGGCCCAATTTGCAGTGATGGCCATGAGAATGGCCCAAGAAAACGATTTTATAAATTTAATAAAGGGAACTAATGAATACCTAGACAAGCCTCATATGCATTATTGGCTTGCTGCGTTATCTTTCAAGATTTTTGGGCTCCACGATTGGGCCTATCGTATTCCTGGAATGCTAGCTATATTTTTAGGAGCCTATAGTTGTTTTGGTTTAGGAAGGTTATTATATAATGAATATGTAGGCAAAACTGCGGCTTTAATTTTTCTTACCTCACAAACTATAGTTTTATCTGTAATAGATGTTAGAACAGATGCAGTATTAACCGGTTTTACAATTTTTGCGCTTTGGCAACTGACTAGCTATATTAATAAAAATTTCCTTTTAAATATTGTTTTAGGAGCTTTTGGAGCAGGTATAGCCTTTTCTACAAAGGGGCAAATTGCATTGGTAGTTTTAGGGCTTCCTATATTGTGTCATTTAGCATACACGCGTAAATGGATACAGTTTATCAATTGGCGCGTTCTTATTGGTGTTTTGGTTTTTGCAATTACAATAACGCCTATTCTTTATGCGTATTACCTACAATTTGATCTGCATCCAGAAAAAATAATTCGCGGTCAGAGCAATAGAAGTGGGATATTTTTTATTCTGTGGGAACAGAGTTTTGAACGTATGAGTGGTGAAGGAATCGGGAAAAATAGTAGTGACTATTTCTTCTTTTTTCACACTTTTTTATGGGTTTTCTTACCCTGGACCCTAATAGGGTTATTTGCTTATTATTGTAAAGTAAAAACATTTATAAAACTTAAATTTAAATACAATCCTAAATACGAATTTTTAACGCTTGGAGGTATTACATTTATTTTTATAGTGATCAGTTTTGCTCAATTTAAATTACCTCACTATTTAAATATTGTAATTCCACTATTTGCAATACTTACCGCAGCATATTTACATAGCTTAAATGTACATTCAAAAGATAAAACTATTAAAATTATCTTAGGAATTCAGTATTTTATATTTGCACTCATATTTGTTGGAACTACATTATTCTGTTTTTATGTATTTGAATTTGAGTCTATTATATCTTATGTTTTATTTGCTGTTGCAGGTGTAATTTGCATCTATTTTACATTGAAGCAAGAGGCTTATGCTATTCGCGTCTTAACAATAGCATCATTAGCTTCTCTTTTGTTAAACTCCGTTTTAAACTTTCACTTTTATCCTAATTTATTAGCGTATCAGGCAGGTTCTGCAATGGCTAAAGTTGTTGCTAAAAATAACATTCCAGTAGATAAAATTTATAAATTGAGTGAAGAGCATACCTGGTCTTTAGATTTTTATAATCAGAAACCCGTTCAAATCACAAAAATAGATGCTCTAGAAGACATTGAAGATTCTTGGGTGTATATATCTGGAGATGAATTACTGCAGTTAAGAGATGTTGGTCTAGATTGGGATCAGCAGTATGAGGTGGATGATTTTAGAATAACCAGGCTTCAAGCTAGATTTTTAAATCCGGCTACTCGTAAAAAAGTAATCAAACATAAGTACTTAATTCACCTCGTAAATTAA
- a CDS encoding lysylphosphatidylglycerol synthase transmembrane domain-containing protein, with translation MIKPNKKLVTALKIIISAVLLYFVFTKINYTDVFETLKKTDPLYLSLATLFFIISKVISAFRVNLYFHQLNVLLTHKSNLKLYALGMFYNLFLPGGIGGDAYKGYIIKKEFPVDTKKIVSVLVLDRLSGLLLLFIYACLLIIFLKVSFLKNIEIYAITAIVLSIVVFWFLTKKFFNYVLSIFWKTFGYSALVQLSQLISVLFILKALNFESNTVAYLFIFLISSIVSVIPLTIGGIGSRELTFFYGATLLNLDESTSISISMVFFLITASVSFIGIYYHFKKPKLQTNP, from the coding sequence GTGATAAAGCCCAATAAAAAGCTAGTAACAGCACTTAAAATTATAATTAGTGCTGTTTTACTATACTTTGTTTTTACTAAAATTAATTATACGGATGTTTTTGAAACCTTAAAAAAAACAGATCCATTATACTTAAGTTTAGCTACACTATTCTTTATCATATCTAAGGTTATTTCTGCTTTTAGAGTTAATTTATATTTTCATCAATTAAATGTATTGCTAACCCATAAAAGTAATTTGAAGCTGTATGCATTAGGTATGTTCTACAATCTATTTTTACCTGGTGGTATTGGTGGTGACGCTTACAAAGGGTACATTATTAAAAAGGAGTTCCCTGTAGACACTAAAAAAATTGTATCCGTATTAGTTTTAGATCGTTTAAGCGGTTTATTATTGCTTTTTATATACGCTTGCCTTCTTATTATTTTTCTTAAGGTAAGCTTCTTAAAAAATATTGAAATCTATGCTATTACTGCAATAGTCTTAAGCATTGTAGTTTTCTGGTTTTTAACTAAGAAATTCTTTAATTATGTGCTTTCTATTTTTTGGAAAACATTTGGATATTCTGCTTTAGTGCAATTATCTCAATTAATTAGCGTACTATTTATCTTAAAAGCATTAAACTTTGAAAGTAATACGGTGGCGTATCTTTTTATATTTTTAATATCTTCAATTGTCTCTGTTATCCCTTTAACCATAGGCGGTATAGGAAGTAGAGAACTAACGTTCTTCTATGGTGCTACCCTATTGAATTTAGACGAAAGTACATCCATAAGTATCAGTATGGTGTTTTTCTTAATTACTGCATCCGTATCGTTTATTGGCATTTACTATCACTTTAAAAAACCGAAGTTACAGACGAATCCTTAA
- a CDS encoding glycosyltransferase family 2 protein — translation MTVLTNALLSIVVPLYNEEDNVVLLTEKIHESLVGYSYQIIYIDDFSTDATRMMVKKMNDSKVHLIELKKNYGQSLALAAGIDYAEGEYIITMDGDLQNDPSDIPQMLSYAIEGEYDLITGIRQKRKDSLVKKIPSKIANFLVRRVTKLDIKDNGCALKVFTKDIAKDLNLYGEMHRFITLLAYLEGAQIKQVPVKHHARHAGVSKYGLERVFKVIADMMLLLFIRKYFQRPIHLFGIFGVLLMLLGGAINIYLLVVKLMGEDIGNRPLLIFGLMFILAGIQLFTIGIVMELLIRTYYESQQKRPYRIKKILIGDKAQ, via the coding sequence ATGACTGTTTTAACTAACGCGCTTCTTTCTATTGTTGTTCCTTTATATAATGAAGAAGACAATGTTGTTTTACTTACCGAAAAAATCCATGAAAGTCTGGTTGGGTATTCTTATCAGATCATTTACATAGATGATTTCTCTACAGATGCAACACGCATGATGGTTAAAAAAATGAACGATAGCAAAGTTCATTTAATAGAATTAAAGAAAAACTACGGACAAAGTTTAGCCTTGGCCGCAGGAATAGATTATGCAGAAGGAGAATACATTATCACTATGGATGGCGATTTACAGAATGACCCTAGTGATATTCCTCAAATGCTTTCTTATGCGATTGAAGGAGAATATGATTTAATTACTGGTATTCGTCAAAAAAGAAAAGATTCTTTAGTAAAGAAAATCCCTTCTAAAATTGCAAATTTTTTAGTTCGTCGTGTGACTAAATTAGACATAAAGGATAATGGTTGTGCCTTAAAGGTATTTACTAAAGATATTGCAAAAGATCTAAATTTATACGGAGAAATGCATCGCTTTATAACGTTGCTAGCCTATTTAGAAGGCGCACAAATTAAGCAGGTACCTGTAAAACATCATGCAAGACATGCAGGGGTTTCTAAATATGGTTTAGAAAGAGTATTTAAAGTAATTGCAGATATGATGTTGTTATTATTCATTCGTAAATACTTTCAAAGACCTATTCACTTATTCGGAATTTTCGGAGTTTTACTTATGCTTTTAGGTGGCGCAATAAACATCTATCTACTTGTCGTTAAGTTAATGGGTGAAGATATTGGCAATCGTCCATTATTAATTTTTGGATTGATGTTTATATTGGCTGGTATTCAACTATTTACAATAGGTATTGTGATGGAATTACTAATTAGAACCTATTATGAATCACAACAGAAACGACCATACCGAATTAAAAAAATTCTTATAGGTGATAAAGCCCAATAA
- the meaB gene encoding methylmalonyl Co-A mutase-associated GTPase MeaB has protein sequence MKKNKKSALEEKEGIHLNAISNEASIARIKNFRKKQPSVASLIQDINSGDKIALSRAITLVESKNRTHLAQANQIIEACISNKKNTLRVGITGVPGVGKSTFIEALGKYLTGIGKKVAVLAVDPTSSLSSGSILGDKTRMEALVKDENAFIRPSPSGDSLGGVARKTRESIILCEAANFDVILIETVGVGQSETAVHGMVDFFLLLKLAGAGDELQGIKRGIMEMTDTIVINKADGKNKQATKLASIEFTRALHFYPPKENGWIPMVLQCSALENEGISEVWQTIINFKKATLNSMYEKRKYQNKFWLLQTIEDNLKIRFYEDDAIQEQLKQLTVQVMNAKVSPFVAAEQLLAIHQKELK, from the coding sequence TTGAAAAAAAATAAAAAATCAGCTCTAGAAGAAAAAGAGGGAATACATCTTAATGCTATTTCTAATGAAGCTTCTATTGCTAGAATAAAAAACTTTAGAAAAAAACAACCGTCTGTAGCTAGCCTAATTCAAGATATTAATAGCGGAGATAAAATAGCACTAAGTAGAGCTATTACCTTAGTTGAAAGTAAGAATAGAACACATTTAGCACAAGCCAATCAAATAATTGAAGCTTGTATTTCAAATAAAAAAAACACCTTACGAGTAGGTATCACAGGAGTGCCAGGTGTAGGTAAAAGCACATTTATTGAAGCTTTAGGCAAATACCTTACGGGTATAGGTAAAAAAGTAGCTGTTCTGGCAGTAGATCCAACGAGCTCTTTAAGTAGCGGAAGTATTTTAGGAGACAAAACAAGAATGGAGGCTTTGGTTAAAGATGAGAATGCCTTTATAAGACCATCTCCTTCAGGAGATTCTTTAGGAGGCGTTGCAAGAAAAACAAGGGAATCTATTATTTTATGTGAAGCTGCCAACTTTGATGTTATTTTAATTGAAACTGTTGGTGTTGGCCAAAGTGAAACAGCAGTACATGGCATGGTCGATTTTTTTTTATTACTAAAACTTGCTGGAGCCGGAGATGAGTTACAAGGAATAAAAAGAGGCATTATGGAAATGACGGATACTATTGTCATCAATAAAGCCGACGGAAAAAATAAACAAGCAACCAAACTAGCAAGCATAGAATTTACTAGAGCCCTACACTTTTATCCGCCAAAAGAAAATGGCTGGATTCCTATGGTATTGCAATGTTCCGCTTTAGAAAACGAAGGTATTTCTGAAGTCTGGCAAACCATTATAAATTTTAAAAAAGCAACTTTAAATTCGATGTATGAAAAGAGAAAGTATCAAAATAAATTTTGGTTACTTCAAACTATAGAAGACAATCTAAAAATACGATTTTATGAAGATGATGCCATACAAGAACAACTAAAACAACTTACAGTACAGGTTATGAATGCAAAAGTGTCCCCATTTGTTGCTGCAGAGCAATTGTTGGCGATACACCAAAAGGAACTTAAATAA
- a CDS encoding organic hydroperoxide resistance protein — MKTIFESSATNTGGRSGHVTTEGGLIDLDVKMPNGKDPIEEKYTNPEQLFAAAYSTCFAGALQAVAKENGVDDLGDFSVTAIIGFGKDEDGFNIEATLDAYLPTVDKEKGEELINAAHEICPYSKATRDNITVNLNLLLDE; from the coding sequence ATGAAAACAATATTCGAATCAAGTGCAACAAATACAGGTGGTAGGTCTGGTCATGTAACTACGGAAGGCGGACTAATTGATTTAGATGTGAAAATGCCGAACGGCAAAGATCCTATCGAAGAAAAATATACAAATCCAGAACAATTATTCGCTGCAGCCTATTCTACCTGTTTTGCGGGTGCCTTGCAAGCTGTAGCTAAAGAAAACGGAGTAGATGATTTAGGTGATTTTAGTGTTACCGCTATTATTGGTTTTGGTAAAGATGAAGATGGTTTTAATATCGAAGCAACTTTAGATGCTTATTTACCTACTGTGGATAAAGAAAAAGGAGAAGAGCTAATTAATGCAGCTCATGAAATTTGCCCTTATAGCAAAGCTACCAGAGATAATATTACTGTAAATCTTAATTTGCTTTTAGACGAATAA
- a CDS encoding aldose epimerase family protein, whose protein sequence is MIQNTIKNNKIELTVLDFGAIIQKIIVKDKNGNPTNMVVGFEQPKDYLDNPMFLGACIGRYAGRISKGEFTLDKKIYPIQEEKGVHLHGGSAGFNKKYFKVDEVNHGGNPFIKLSYISEHLEEGYPGTLKVSVTYTLEDNALIVTHEATTDQKTVVNLTNHSYFKLDNTAEINHYDLQLDCTKILDTYDNLIPTGKLTEVAHTKYDFLENKKINTTRLDTPFVIDKRKEICASVHSAISGITLEVTTNQAAVVIYTPETTGSICFETQNYPDAPNQPNFPSSVLNKGEKYFNQSIFRFKA, encoded by the coding sequence TTGATTCAAAATACTATTAAAAATAACAAGATTGAACTTACTGTTCTAGATTTTGGCGCCATTATTCAAAAGATTATTGTAAAAGATAAAAACGGCAATCCTACCAATATGGTCGTTGGTTTTGAACAACCTAAAGACTACTTAGACAATCCTATGTTTTTAGGTGCGTGTATTGGGCGTTATGCAGGAAGAATCTCTAAAGGAGAATTTACTCTTGATAAAAAAATATACCCTATACAAGAAGAAAAAGGTGTTCACCTACATGGTGGTTCCGCAGGTTTTAATAAGAAGTATTTTAAAGTTGATGAAGTTAATCACGGAGGTAATCCATTTATAAAACTTTCATATATAAGTGAACACCTGGAAGAAGGCTATCCTGGTACTTTAAAAGTAAGCGTTACGTATACTTTAGAAGACAATGCTTTAATTGTTACCCATGAAGCCACAACTGATCAAAAAACAGTAGTTAATTTAACAAATCACTCATACTTTAAATTAGACAACACAGCCGAAATAAACCATTACGACTTACAATTAGATTGTACTAAAATTCTAGATACGTATGACAACCTTATCCCTACGGGGAAACTAACTGAAGTTGCGCATACCAAGTATGATTTCTTAGAAAATAAAAAAATAAACACAACACGCCTAGATACTCCTTTTGTAATTGATAAGCGTAAAGAAATTTGCGCATCAGTACATTCTGCAATTTCCGGAATTACTTTAGAAGTAACAACCAACCAAGCTGCAGTAGTCATTTACACGCCAGAAACTACAGGATCTATCTGTTTTGAAACACAAAACTATCCTGATGCTCCTAATCAACCCAATTTCCCGTCGAGTGTTTTAAACAAAGGAGAAAAATATTTTAACCAATCTATATTTAGATTCAAAGCATAA
- a CDS encoding RNA polymerase sigma factor: MEKVLKFQTVLIEQCKANDRRAQMKLYEKYCDGMYCVVMRYLQNSDDAEDVLQESFIKAFLKIDQFKGEVTFGAWLKKIVIHKCIDFLKAKRNAHISIEENELLLVEDDDWDVEVSITIEEVRTAIHTISEKYRYVLLLYLMEGYDHSEISQILNIQETTCRTQLMRGKAYLKEHLIKNKYESRS; this comes from the coding sequence TTGGAAAAAGTGCTAAAATTCCAAACAGTTCTAATAGAACAATGTAAGGCTAACGATCGTAGAGCGCAAATGAAGCTTTATGAAAAGTACTGTGATGGCATGTACTGTGTCGTGATGCGGTATTTGCAAAATAGTGATGATGCAGAAGACGTTTTGCAGGAATCATTTATTAAAGCATTTTTGAAAATAGATCAGTTTAAAGGAGAAGTGACCTTTGGTGCATGGCTAAAAAAAATTGTTATTCATAAATGTATAGATTTTTTAAAGGCTAAGCGTAATGCACATATTTCGATAGAAGAGAATGAATTGCTTCTTGTTGAAGATGACGATTGGGATGTAGAAGTATCAATAACCATTGAGGAAGTGCGAACAGCTATTCATACCATTTCAGAAAAATATAGGTATGTTCTACTGCTCTATTTAATGGAAGGATATGATCATTCAGAAATTTCTCAGATTTTGAATATTCAGGAAACCACTTGTAGAACACAACTAATGAGAGGTAAAGCTTATTTAAAAGAACATTTAATAAAAAATAAATATGAATCAAGATCTTAG
- the msrA gene encoding peptide-methionine (S)-S-oxide reductase MsrA produces the protein MKYLQITSIALLALVTTSCQSKIKDKQITPIHSEVPAQDLSSYETAYFASGCFWCVEAIFESVKGVKEVVSGYSGGKEKNPTYEAVGYGRTTHAEAVKIYYNPKEVSFETLVKVYFGSHDPTTVDGQRPDMGKQYRSIAFYKNDNEKKIIEAYMTKLKNDKVYNKPLATEVTKFDIFYDAEDYHQDYEKKHPDNSYIRGVSVPRLKKFQSKFPELIKKGNH, from the coding sequence ATGAAATATTTACAAATTACATCTATTGCACTCCTAGCATTGGTTACTACGAGCTGCCAATCAAAAATAAAAGACAAACAAATTACGCCCATACATAGCGAGGTTCCTGCTCAAGATTTGTCTTCTTATGAAACTGCATATTTTGCGAGTGGCTGTTTCTGGTGTGTAGAAGCTATATTTGAAAGTGTCAAGGGTGTTAAAGAAGTTGTTTCTGGTTATTCTGGAGGAAAAGAAAAAAACCCTACGTATGAGGCCGTTGGTTACGGCAGGACTACACATGCAGAGGCCGTAAAAATTTATTATAATCCTAAAGAAGTAAGTTTTGAAACTTTAGTGAAGGTATACTTTGGCTCTCATGACCCAACAACTGTAGATGGTCAGCGCCCAGATATGGGAAAACAATATAGATCTATTGCCTTTTATAAAAATGACAATGAGAAAAAAATTATTGAAGCTTATATGACTAAATTAAAAAATGATAAGGTCTACAATAAGCCATTAGCTACAGAGGTTACCAAATTTGATATCTTTTATGATGCAGAAGATTACCATCAAGATTATGAAAAAAAACACCCTGACAATTCTTACATAAGAGGTGTCTCTGTACCTAGGTTGAAAAAATTTCAAAGTAAATTTCCTGAACTAATAAAGAAAGGTAATCATTAA
- a CDS encoding IS1595-like element ISCal1 family transposase produces the protein MDIFKGQNLLEFSDCFKTDNDCKEYLANIKSKTPFKCSRCNHIACQTRADFSRQCNICRHTESATADTLFHKVKFGVRKAFFICFEMATSTKSLSASYMGVRYGVTEKTARLFMLKVREAMSSSGNNPMDGVVHVDEFVLGGREETKVGRSYNAKKKKAVTAVQLTEDGKVKRMYAMKIDDFSAQSLQYIFVNHISRNAKITTDKWRGYSPIAKAYDITQIESNGGLNFKALHTMIHQVKSWIRTTYSWVSDNNLNRYFNEFCFRISRSQSKATIFNNLIVKMVNNDKINQAELISN, from the coding sequence ATGGATATTTTCAAGGGTCAAAATCTTCTAGAGTTCTCTGATTGCTTCAAAACGGACAATGATTGCAAAGAATATTTAGCAAATATTAAGTCTAAAACCCCTTTTAAATGTTCTAGATGCAATCATATAGCCTGTCAAACACGTGCTGATTTCTCTAGGCAATGTAATATTTGTAGACATACAGAATCCGCAACAGCAGATACATTATTTCACAAGGTAAAGTTTGGTGTTCGCAAAGCATTTTTTATTTGTTTTGAGATGGCTACAAGCACGAAAAGCTTATCTGCAAGTTATATGGGAGTACGTTACGGAGTAACAGAAAAAACAGCTAGACTTTTTATGCTTAAGGTCAGAGAAGCTATGTCTTCGAGTGGGAATAATCCTATGGACGGAGTTGTTCATGTAGATGAATTTGTTTTAGGGGGCAGAGAAGAAACAAAAGTTGGCAGAAGCTACAATGCTAAGAAAAAGAAGGCGGTTACAGCTGTTCAGCTTACAGAAGATGGAAAGGTAAAAAGAATGTATGCTATGAAAATAGATGATTTTTCAGCACAATCCTTACAATATATTTTTGTCAACCATATCAGCCGAAACGCAAAGATTACTACAGATAAATGGAGAGGCTATAGTCCTATTGCAAAGGCTTACGACATCACACAAATAGAAAGTAATGGAGGGTTAAATTTTAAAGCGCTTCATACAATGATACATCAGGTTAAATCTTGGATAAGAACAACTTATTCTTGGGTTAGTGACAATAATTTAAATAGATATTTCAATGAATTTTGTTTTAGAATAAGCAGATCTCAAAGTAAAGCTACAATATTCAATAATCTTATTGTTAAAATGGTCAATAATGATAAAATCAATCAAGCTGAATTAATAAGTAATTAA